A single genomic interval of Lactococcus sp. S-13 harbors:
- the purH gene encoding bifunctional phosphoribosylaminoimidazolecarboxamide formyltransferase/IMP cyclohydrolase, producing MSKRALISVSDKTGIVELAQKIHELGWEIISTGGTKASLDQAEIPNIAIDEVTGFPEMMDGRVKTLHPLIHGALLGRRDLPTHQEAMKEHGIQPIDLVVVNLYPFKETLLAGGNQAEMIEKIDIGGPSMLRSAAKNHAAVTVVCDPSDYEKVLTQLAENGETSLAFRQQLAAKVFRHTASYDALIAQYLTSEFPVEDEKPEKLTLTYELKQGMRYGENPQQSADFYESGLPTQYSIAQSQQLHGKALSYNNVRDADAALQIARDFDAPTVVALKHMNPCGIGTAADIEQAWDYAYEADPVSIFGGIIVLNREVNLATAQKMSKIFLEIIIAPSYSTEALEVLSKKKNIRLLTVDFSEKEHSKIEPLVTGVLGGLLVQNQDVITEHPEEWTTATKVSPTEDQMTALKFAWKAVKFVKSNGIIVTNSHQTLGVGPGQTNRVGSVKIALEAAAEKSPEMQENSVLGSDAFFPFADNIDEIAKAGIKAIVQPGGSVRDQEVIDACDKYGIAMVFTGLRHFRH from the coding sequence ATGTCAAAACGTGCGCTTATCAGTGTTTCAGATAAAACAGGAATTGTTGAATTGGCTCAAAAAATTCATGAATTAGGCTGGGAAATCATCTCTACTGGCGGGACAAAAGCCAGCTTAGACCAAGCTGAGATTCCGAATATTGCCATTGATGAAGTGACTGGTTTTCCAGAAATGATGGATGGACGAGTAAAAACGCTCCACCCTTTGATTCATGGCGCTTTGCTGGGACGACGTGATTTGCCAACGCATCAAGAAGCAATGAAAGAACATGGCATTCAGCCGATTGATTTGGTGGTGGTCAACTTGTATCCCTTCAAAGAAACCCTGCTCGCTGGGGGCAACCAGGCTGAAATGATTGAAAAAATTGATATTGGTGGCCCTTCAATGTTGCGCTCAGCCGCTAAAAATCATGCTGCAGTAACTGTTGTTTGTGATCCATCAGATTATGAAAAAGTGCTGACGCAACTGGCAGAAAATGGCGAAACAAGTCTAGCTTTTCGTCAGCAATTAGCAGCGAAAGTTTTTCGTCACACGGCAAGCTATGACGCACTGATTGCACAATATTTGACATCAGAATTTCCAGTAGAAGATGAAAAACCAGAAAAATTGACCCTGACTTACGAATTAAAACAAGGGATGCGCTATGGTGAAAATCCACAACAAAGCGCTGATTTTTACGAATCTGGCTTGCCAACTCAGTACTCGATTGCCCAAAGTCAGCAGCTTCACGGAAAAGCGTTGAGCTATAATAATGTTCGTGACGCTGATGCTGCCTTGCAAATTGCTCGTGATTTCGATGCACCAACGGTAGTTGCGCTCAAACATATGAATCCATGTGGCATTGGGACGGCGGCAGATATTGAGCAGGCTTGGGACTATGCTTATGAAGCAGACCCTGTCTCCATTTTTGGTGGCATTATCGTCTTAAATCGAGAAGTCAATCTGGCGACCGCTCAAAAAATGAGTAAAATTTTTCTAGAAATCATCATTGCCCCAAGTTATAGCACAGAAGCGCTAGAAGTCCTTAGCAAAAAGAAAAACATTCGTTTGCTCACCGTTGATTTCTCAGAAAAAGAGCATTCTAAAATCGAACCACTTGTGACTGGTGTCCTCGGCGGTCTGCTGGTTCAAAATCAAGATGTCATCACTGAACATCCAGAAGAATGGACGACTGCAACCAAAGTAAGCCCCACCGAAGACCAAATGACCGCCTTGAAATTTGCTTGGAAAGCAGTCAAGTTTGTCAAATCAAACGGAATCATTGTGACCAATAGTCACCAAACGCTCGGAGTTGGACCTGGTCAAACCAATCGTGTTGGTTCTGTCAAGATTGCACTCGAAGCAGCAGCCGAAAAATCACCAGAAATGCAAGAAAATTCAGTGCTTGGCTCAGATGCATTCTTTCCTTTTGCCGACAATATCGATGAGATTGCTAAGGCAGGCATCAAGGCCATTGTCCAACCAGGTGGCTCTGTACGTGATCAAGAAGTGATTGATGCCTGTGATAAATACGGCATTGCGATGGTCTTCACTGGTTTGCGTCATTTCAGACATTGA
- the hpt gene encoding hypoxanthine phosphoribosyltransferase — MHPHLTEILFTREQIAERVKELAEVVSRDYEGKNPLVVGILKGSIMFTVDLLKELSIDAEVDFMDVTSYGYGISSSGEVRILKDLSTVAHGRDILIVEDIIDTGNTLLYLKGLLQERQAKSVKIISLLDKPSGRKVNIDADYVGFEVPDAFIVGYGIDYAERYRQLPYIGIFNQEFLIKD, encoded by the coding sequence ATGCATCCACATTTAACAGAAATATTATTTACACGAGAACAAATCGCTGAGCGAGTGAAAGAACTTGCAGAGGTCGTTTCACGCGACTATGAAGGAAAAAATCCACTGGTTGTCGGTATTTTGAAAGGGTCAATCATGTTTACGGTTGATTTGCTCAAAGAATTGTCAATTGATGCTGAGGTTGATTTTATGGACGTGACTAGCTATGGTTACGGGATTTCTTCGTCTGGTGAGGTTCGGATTTTGAAAGATTTGTCAACAGTTGCTCACGGACGTGATATTTTGATTGTTGAGGACATCATTGACACTGGAAATACTTTGCTTTATCTCAAAGGCTTGCTGCAAGAACGTCAGGCAAAATCTGTGAAAATTATTTCACTTTTGGATAAACCAAGTGGTCGTAAAGTTAATATTGACGCGGATTATGTCGGTTTTGAAGTGCCAGATGCTTTCATCGTGGGTTACGGAATTGATTATGCTGAGCGCTATCGTCAATTGCCTTATATTGGAATTTTCAACCAAGAGTTTTTGATTAAAGACTAA
- the purN gene encoding phosphoribosylglycinamide formyltransferase yields MRIAVFASGNGSNFQVLSEQFPNNVKLVFSDHRDAFVLQRAEALEVAQKSFELKEFANKAAYETKLVELLQDYEIDLVVLAGYMKIIGPTFLAGFKGQIINIHPSLLPDFAGSAHAIEESHAANRGLGVTVHFVDEGVDTGKIIAQVSVEFAENLAIYEKRVHEAEYELYPRVIKAFLAGEIADGCSVREKNC; encoded by the coding sequence ATGAGAATTGCTGTTTTTGCTTCGGGAAATGGGTCAAATTTTCAAGTTCTATCTGAGCAATTTCCGAACAATGTGAAATTGGTGTTTTCAGATCATCGAGATGCCTTTGTCTTACAACGGGCGGAGGCTTTAGAGGTTGCCCAAAAAAGTTTTGAATTGAAAGAATTTGCAAATAAAGCAGCTTACGAGACAAAATTGGTCGAGCTTTTGCAGGACTATGAGATTGATTTGGTGGTGCTTGCGGGCTATATGAAGATTATCGGGCCGACTTTCTTGGCCGGTTTTAAGGGGCAAATCATCAATATTCATCCTTCGCTTCTGCCAGATTTTGCGGGTTCTGCGCACGCGATTGAGGAGTCACACGCAGCGAATAGAGGTTTAGGTGTGACGGTGCATTTTGTTGATGAAGGTGTGGATACGGGAAAAATTATCGCTCAAGTCTCGGTGGAATTTGCTGAAAATTTGGCGATTTATGAAAAGCGAGTCCATGAAGCAGAGTATGAACTGTACCCAAGGGTAATCAAGGCGTTTCTGGCGGGAGAAATTGCTGACGGATGCTCCGTCAGAGAGAAAAATTGCTGA
- the purM gene encoding phosphoribosylformylglycinamidine cyclo-ligase, which translates to MSENAYAKSGVDVEAGYEVVARIKKHVAKTERLGVMGALGGFGGSFDLSVLDVKEPVLISGTDGVGTKLMLAIAADKHDTIGIDCVAMCVNDIIAAGAEPLYFLDYIATGKNIPEKLEQVVAGVAEGCLQAGAALIGGETAEMPDMYGEADYDLAGFAVGVAEKSQLIDGEKNVAAGDVLLGLASSGIHSNGYSLVRKVFADFDLDEVLPELGRPLGEELLTPTKIYVRELLPLIKAGKIKGIAHITGGGFHENLPRMFGENLCAEVVEGSWPILPIFQALEKYGQIKHEEMYEIFNMGIGMVLAVAPDVAESIKAELGAFEIGKMIERTDKAVVIK; encoded by the coding sequence GTGTCTGAGAATGCATATGCAAAATCTGGTGTGGATGTGGAAGCAGGATATGAGGTGGTGGCTCGTATTAAAAAACACGTGGCTAAAACCGAACGTTTGGGTGTGATGGGTGCGCTTGGTGGTTTTGGAGGAAGTTTCGATCTTTCGGTGCTTGATGTGAAAGAGCCGGTTTTGATTTCCGGGACAGATGGTGTGGGAACGAAGTTGATGCTGGCGATTGCTGCTGATAAGCATGATACAATCGGGATTGACTGCGTGGCCATGTGCGTGAATGACATTATCGCGGCTGGGGCAGAGCCGTTGTATTTTTTGGATTATATTGCCACAGGGAAAAATATTCCTGAAAAATTGGAGCAAGTCGTGGCTGGTGTGGCTGAAGGTTGCTTGCAAGCAGGAGCGGCTTTGATTGGTGGAGAAACGGCCGAAATGCCTGATATGTATGGTGAAGCGGATTATGATTTGGCTGGTTTTGCTGTGGGTGTGGCTGAAAAATCTCAATTGATTGATGGGGAGAAAAACGTTGCTGCTGGTGATGTTTTGCTGGGCTTGGCTTCTTCTGGGATTCATTCGAATGGCTATTCTTTGGTGCGTAAGGTGTTTGCGGATTTTGATTTGGACGAGGTGTTACCTGAGTTGGGGCGTCCTTTGGGCGAGGAACTTTTGACACCGACAAAGATTTATGTACGCGAACTTTTGCCTTTGATCAAGGCAGGGAAAATCAAGGGAATTGCACATATTACTGGTGGTGGTTTTCATGAAAATCTGCCACGGATGTTTGGCGAAAATCTTTGTGCAGAGGTGGTTGAGGGGTCTTGGCCAATTTTACCGATTTTCCAAGCGCTTGAAAAATATGGGCAAATCAAGCATGAAGAAATGTATGAGATTTTCAATATGGGAATCGGAATGGTGCTTGCGGTGGCACCAGATGTGGCTGAGTCCATCAAGGCTGAACTGGGAGCTTTTGAGATCGGCAAGATGATTGAACGGACAGATAAGGCGGTTGTAATCAAATGA
- the clpB gene encoding ATP-dependent chaperone ClpB: MDIEKMTTTMQEALGSAQQIAQVRHHQVIEVPHLWRIFVQPNSFGANFYKDLGIDLDDFTNLIEKEIDKINSVEGSNITYGQNLSPDLFQVFTEADKIAQKMGDEYLSTEIILLALFELKQNPLTKYLVNHGLTKAQAQAAIEELRGGDKVTSQNAEETYKALEKYGVDLVAQVKSGKQDPVIGRDEEIRDVIRVLSRKTKNNPVLIGEPGVGKTAIVEGLAQRIVRKDVPENLKDKTIFSLDMGALIAGAKYRGEFEERLKAVLNEVKKSDGQIILFIDELHTIVGAGKTEGSMDAGNLLKPMLARGELHLIGATTLDEYRKYMETDKALERRFQKVLVTEPTVEDTISILRGLKERFEIHHGVTIHDNALVAAATLSNRYITDRFLPDKAIDLVDEASATIRVEMNSLPTELDQANRRLMQLEIEEAALKKERDDASKKRLEIIRGEIAELREENNQLKAQWEAEKKEVGNISEKRNELEHARHELEEAQNEGDLEKAAALRYGKIPELEKDLKAIEEKAKSDDLSLVQESVTEEQIAEVVGRMTGIPITKLVEGEREKLLHLPETLHQRVVGQDEAVEAVSDAIIRARAGIQDPNRPLGSFLFLGPTGVGKTELAKALAENLFDSEEHMVRIDMSEYMEKHSVSRLVGAPPGYVGYDEGGQLTEAVRRNPYTIILLDEIEKAHPDVFNILLQVLDDGRLTDSKGVLVDFKNTVLIMTSNVGSQYLLDNVGENGEISEETTENVMAQLRAHFKPEFLNRIDDTILFKPLALEDIKNIIVKMTSQLSHRLEEMDVQLELSEEVKVWIAENAYEPAYGARPLKRYLAKVIENPLAKLIIGGKIPPKSKVIVTLVDDKIDFEIKSISEQ, from the coding sequence ATGGACATCGAAAAAATGACAACAACGATGCAAGAAGCACTTGGTTCAGCGCAACAAATTGCGCAAGTTCGTCATCACCAAGTGATTGAAGTTCCACATTTATGGCGAATTTTTGTTCAACCTAATAGTTTTGGGGCGAACTTTTATAAAGATTTAGGGATTGACCTAGATGACTTTACAAATTTAATTGAAAAAGAAATTGACAAAATTAATTCAGTAGAAGGTTCAAATATTACTTATGGCCAAAACCTAAGTCCAGATTTGTTCCAAGTCTTTACTGAAGCAGACAAAATTGCGCAAAAAATGGGCGATGAATACCTCTCAACGGAGATTATTCTCCTTGCCCTCTTTGAGCTCAAGCAAAATCCATTGACTAAATATTTAGTCAATCATGGACTGACAAAAGCGCAAGCGCAAGCTGCGATTGAAGAATTACGTGGAGGTGATAAAGTGACCAGTCAAAATGCAGAAGAAACATACAAAGCACTTGAAAAATATGGGGTAGATCTCGTTGCTCAAGTTAAATCAGGTAAACAAGATCCTGTCATCGGACGTGATGAAGAAATTCGTGATGTCATTCGCGTGCTTTCTCGTAAAACAAAAAATAATCCCGTTCTTATTGGTGAACCTGGGGTTGGTAAAACAGCCATTGTCGAAGGATTGGCACAAAGGATTGTCCGAAAAGACGTTCCTGAAAATCTGAAAGATAAAACAATCTTTTCACTTGATATGGGTGCTCTGATTGCAGGAGCGAAATATCGTGGTGAATTTGAAGAACGACTCAAAGCCGTCCTTAATGAAGTGAAAAAATCAGATGGACAAATTATCCTCTTTATTGATGAACTTCATACGATTGTTGGTGCAGGTAAAACAGAAGGTTCAATGGACGCTGGGAACCTTTTAAAACCAATGCTTGCACGTGGTGAACTCCATTTGATTGGGGCAACGACCTTGGATGAATATCGTAAATACATGGAAACAGATAAAGCACTTGAACGTCGTTTCCAAAAGGTATTGGTTACTGAACCTACTGTTGAAGATACGATTTCAATCTTGCGTGGTCTAAAAGAACGTTTTGAAATCCACCATGGAGTGACCATTCATGATAATGCTCTTGTTGCAGCAGCAACCCTGTCAAATCGCTACATCACCGACCGTTTCCTGCCTGACAAAGCCATTGATTTGGTCGATGAAGCCAGTGCAACCATTCGTGTAGAAATGAATTCCCTGCCAACTGAACTTGACCAAGCCAATCGTCGCTTGATGCAATTAGAAATTGAAGAAGCGGCCCTCAAAAAAGAACGAGATGATGCTTCTAAGAAACGTCTTGAAATTATACGTGGTGAAATTGCTGAACTTCGAGAAGAAAATAATCAACTCAAAGCGCAATGGGAAGCTGAGAAAAAAGAAGTGGGCAACATTTCTGAAAAACGAAATGAATTAGAACACGCCCGCCACGAATTGGAAGAAGCTCAAAACGAAGGCGACTTAGAAAAAGCAGCCGCTCTGCGTTATGGTAAAATTCCAGAGCTTGAAAAAGACCTCAAGGCCATTGAAGAAAAAGCAAAATCAGATGATTTATCCTTAGTTCAAGAATCAGTCACTGAAGAACAAATCGCCGAAGTGGTTGGACGGATGACAGGTATTCCGATTACCAAATTGGTTGAAGGTGAACGTGAAAAATTACTTCACTTACCAGAAACACTGCATCAAAGGGTCGTCGGACAAGATGAAGCTGTTGAAGCTGTATCTGATGCCATTATCCGTGCGCGTGCAGGCATTCAAGACCCTAACCGTCCACTTGGCTCATTCCTCTTCCTCGGGCCAACTGGGGTAGGTAAGACGGAGCTTGCGAAAGCTTTGGCTGAAAATCTCTTCGATTCAGAAGAACATATGGTTCGGATTGACATGAGTGAATATATGGAAAAACACTCAGTTTCTCGGTTAGTCGGAGCACCTCCAGGATATGTCGGTTACGATGAAGGAGGCCAATTGACTGAAGCCGTTCGTCGTAATCCTTATACCATCATCTTACTTGATGAAATCGAAAAAGCACATCCCGATGTCTTCAATATCTTGTTGCAAGTTTTGGATGACGGTCGTTTGACCGACTCTAAAGGTGTTCTCGTTGACTTTAAGAACACCGTGTTGATTATGACTTCAAATGTCGGTTCGCAATATTTGCTGGATAATGTTGGAGAAAATGGTGAAATTTCGGAAGAAACAACTGAAAACGTGATGGCTCAACTTCGGGCACATTTCAAACCAGAATTTCTAAACCGGATTGATGATACCATTCTTTTCAAACCATTGGCACTTGAAGACATCAAGAATATTATCGTTAAAATGACTAGCCAACTTTCACATCGTCTTGAAGAAATGGACGTTCAACTTGAGTTGAGTGAAGAAGTAAAAGTTTGGATTGCGGAAAATGCCTATGAACCTGCGTATGGTGCACGTCCACTCAAACGTTATTTGGCAAAAGTCATCGAAAATCCATTAGCTAAGCTGATTATCGGAGGAAAAATTCCACCAAAATCAAAAGTTATTGTAACACTTGTCGATGATAAGATTGACTTTGAAATCAAATCTATTTCCGAACAATAA
- a CDS encoding calcium/sodium antiporter → MEIILLIIGLVLVIKSADILIDSSSKIARNYGVSSFVIGITVVAFGTSAPELVVGILSALSGTNELGLGTVVGSSYANMTLIVGLSALVFPLVVNDSAIKKEIPMLIFVQALFAAMILWDNQLSRLDGLLLLGGFVAFMVYVVLDSKKSMKISIDIEGDIDTDGDGNQVTEYTTTEKIRSVPMLWLLSVLSLVGLYIGGQLSVENSVQIAKNFGLSETIIGLTIVAVATSLPELVTSIVAMRKNEKDIVLGNCVGSNIFNILLVMGVSSTIHPFSIQENMTVDLLLIIVIVGVIYLLSRFTKKVSRLFGSVLVLSYFSYLLLKVFVTLA, encoded by the coding sequence ATGGAAATTATATTATTGATTATTGGGCTGGTACTTGTTATTAAAAGTGCGGATATTTTGATTGATTCCAGTTCAAAAATTGCGAGAAATTATGGCGTTTCAAGTTTTGTGATAGGAATTACAGTAGTTGCCTTTGGGACGAGTGCCCCAGAGTTAGTGGTTGGAATCCTTTCAGCTCTCAGCGGAACAAATGAACTAGGACTTGGCACAGTTGTCGGGAGCTCTTATGCGAATATGACTTTGATTGTTGGTCTGTCTGCTCTCGTATTTCCATTGGTAGTGAACGATTCAGCCATAAAAAAAGAAATTCCAATGCTGATTTTTGTCCAAGCATTATTTGCAGCAATGATTCTTTGGGACAATCAACTTTCCCGACTTGATGGCTTGCTTCTTTTGGGTGGTTTTGTTGCCTTTATGGTTTATGTCGTCCTAGATTCTAAAAAATCAATGAAGATTTCTATTGATATCGAAGGAGATATTGATACCGATGGAGACGGTAACCAAGTTACTGAATATACAACGACTGAAAAAATCAGAAGTGTTCCGATGTTGTGGCTTTTGAGTGTTTTATCACTTGTAGGACTCTATATCGGAGGACAGCTTTCTGTTGAAAATAGTGTTCAAATTGCCAAAAATTTTGGATTAAGTGAGACAATAATCGGCTTGACGATTGTTGCAGTAGCTACCTCTCTCCCAGAACTTGTGACGAGTATTGTAGCAATGAGAAAAAATGAAAAAGATATCGTCCTTGGAAATTGCGTAGGAAGTAATATTTTTAATATCTTACTGGTTATGGGAGTATCATCAACGATTCACCCCTTCTCAATCCAAGAGAACATGACAGTAGACTTACTCTTAATCATTGTGATTGTCGGAGTGATTTATCTCTTGTCACGATTTACAAAAAAAGTTTCACGTCTATTTGGTAGCGTGCTAGTGCTGAGTTATTTCTCATACCTCCTCCTAAAAGTATTTGTAACCCTCGCTTGA
- a CDS encoding NAD-dependent epimerase/dehydratase family protein: protein MIITIVGGTGLVGQGIFKTLVSFKEYELHSISRGGKSKENLVPSVHYHVADLNEAGDWQKILRKSDWVIDAVGILLPDKAKGTSYEKNSIQPAKKIIDTLLLEKNQCLFISANAAPGFMKDYMDAKKRVENYGKERLKSRFICVFPGIIYDPTRKSSYFAAQLLKALLKFPIFHTLKKYRPIKRSVFAEEIHQILQGKESPLMSRIK, encoded by the coding sequence ATGATTATTACTATTGTTGGCGGGACTGGACTTGTAGGACAAGGAATTTTTAAAACACTCGTCTCCTTTAAAGAATATGAATTACATAGTATTTCAAGAGGGGGAAAATCAAAAGAAAATTTAGTCCCTTCAGTACATTATCATGTCGCAGATCTAAATGAAGCAGGCGATTGGCAAAAAATTTTGAGAAAGTCAGACTGGGTTATTGATGCGGTAGGAATCTTACTTCCAGATAAAGCTAAAGGTACAAGTTATGAAAAAAACAGTATTCAACCAGCGAAAAAGATAATTGACACCCTACTTTTGGAAAAGAACCAATGCCTTTTCATCTCTGCCAATGCTGCCCCTGGTTTCATGAAGGATTACATGGATGCCAAAAAAAGAGTAGAAAATTATGGAAAAGAACGCCTAAAATCAAGATTCATCTGTGTTTTTCCAGGAATTATCTATGACCCCACACGAAAAAGCAGTTATTTTGCTGCCCAACTTTTGAAAGCTCTCCTAAAATTCCCAATCTTTCACACCTTAAAAAAATACAGACCCATCAAACGTAGTGTATTTGCCGAAGAAATTCATCAAATCCTCCAAGGAAAAGAAAGTCCATTAATGAGCCGGATAAAATAA
- the purF gene encoding amidophosphoribosyltransferase, translated as MSDEMTSTTFSQENWAHFEKKSLNQAEADELRDWSRFEAKSLNEECGLFGVWGHPDAARLTYFGLHALQHRGQEGAGILVNNNGKLNRHRGLGLVTEVFRDEKDLEELTGSSAIGHVRYATAGSANINNIQPFHFEFHDGALGLAHNGNLTNAQSLRCELEKSGAIFSSNSDTEILMHLIRRSHHPEFMGRVKEALNTVKGGFAYLIMTENSIVAALDPNGFRPLSIGKMSNGALVVASETCAFDVVGATWIQDVQPGEIIEINDDGIHVDQFTDSTNMTICSMEYIYFARPDSNIAGVNVHTARKRSGKILAQEAQIDADIVIGVPNSSLSAASGYAEASGLPYEMGLIKNQYVARTFIQPTQELREQGVRMKLSAVRGVVEGKRVIMVDDSIVRGTTSRRIVKLLKDAGAAEVHVAIASPALKYPCFYGIDIQDRDELIAASHTTNEIKTIIGADSLTYLSQAGLIEAIGHDKLCLSYFDGEYPTPLYDYEKDYLESLAKNGVK; from the coding sequence ATGTCTGATGAAATGACAAGCACGACTTTTAGCCAAGAAAACTGGGCGCATTTTGAGAAAAAAAGTTTGAATCAAGCTGAAGCCGATGAGCTCCGCGACTGGTCGCGGTTTGAAGCGAAGAGTTTAAATGAAGAATGTGGACTTTTCGGTGTTTGGGGACATCCTGATGCCGCTCGCCTGACCTATTTTGGACTTCATGCGCTCCAACATCGCGGGCAAGAAGGCGCAGGGATTTTGGTCAATAATAATGGCAAACTCAATCGTCATCGTGGTCTGGGTCTAGTCACAGAAGTTTTCCGTGACGAAAAAGATTTGGAAGAACTGACAGGCTCGTCAGCCATTGGTCACGTCCGTTATGCCACGGCTGGTTCAGCAAATATCAACAATATTCAGCCTTTCCACTTTGAATTTCATGACGGAGCACTTGGGCTTGCCCATAATGGAAATTTAACCAACGCCCAATCATTGCGTTGTGAACTTGAAAAATCTGGCGCAATCTTCTCCAGTAATTCAGACACGGAAATCCTCATGCACCTGATTCGTCGGAGTCATCATCCAGAATTTATGGGCAGAGTCAAAGAAGCGCTCAATACGGTCAAAGGTGGCTTTGCCTATCTCATTATGACTGAAAATTCAATTGTGGCAGCCCTTGACCCTAATGGCTTTCGGCCACTCTCCATCGGTAAAATGAGCAACGGAGCGCTCGTTGTGGCCTCAGAAACCTGTGCTTTTGATGTCGTTGGTGCGACTTGGATTCAAGATGTTCAACCCGGTGAAATCATTGAAATTAATGACGACGGCATTCATGTGGACCAATTTACGGACAGCACCAACATGACCATTTGTTCAATGGAATACATCTATTTTGCCCGTCCTGACAGCAATATCGCTGGAGTTAATGTTCATACTGCCAGAAAACGTTCAGGAAAAATTTTAGCCCAAGAAGCCCAAATTGATGCTGATATTGTCATCGGTGTCCCTAATTCCTCACTCAGTGCTGCTTCAGGCTACGCTGAAGCATCTGGCTTGCCTTACGAAATGGGCCTGATTAAAAATCAGTATGTGGCAAGAACCTTCATTCAACCGACTCAAGAACTTCGTGAACAAGGCGTTCGCATGAAATTGAGTGCTGTTCGAGGTGTTGTAGAAGGCAAACGTGTCATTATGGTGGATGATAGTATTGTGCGTGGGACAACCAGTCGTCGCATTGTCAAACTCCTCAAAGACGCAGGCGCAGCCGAGGTTCATGTGGCCATCGCCAGTCCCGCCCTCAAATATCCTTGCTTTTATGGCATTGACATTCAAGACCGTGACGAACTCATCGCAGCCAGCCACACGACAAATGAAATCAAAACGATTATCGGAGCAGACAGTCTGACTTACCTCAGCCAAGCGGGACTTATCGAAGCTATCGGGCACGACAAGCTCTGTCTCTCTTATTTTGACGGCGAATATCCAACGCCACTCTACGATTATGAAAAAGATTATCTAGAGTCTTTGGCAAAAAATGGCGTAAAATAA